In the Telopea speciosissima isolate NSW1024214 ecotype Mountain lineage chromosome 2, Tspe_v1, whole genome shotgun sequence genome, one interval contains:
- the LOC122651688 gene encoding uncharacterized protein LOC122651688 → MDEKPISLESALHEEDEYSTGNNIHGWQKVTYAKRQRKNLAKNSDAGSDLGKFRMNGSAGGDKINVFQSLEQKSEERRRALEAQKIAAAASVAAAIPRSKHYSDDDGDDSDVEASGVVENGTAEVKKPKQKKPKAPKITVADAASKIDASHLNAYLIDVTASYESQQDIQLMRFADYFGRAFSGVSAAQFPWTKIFKESPVAKIVDIPLSHISEAVYKTSTDWINQRSSDALGVFVLWSLDSILADLAIHQGPAKGSKKVAHQAPSKAQVAIFVVLAMVLRRKPDILISVLPILRENSKYQGQDKFPVIIWLLAQASQGDLVVGMYSWVHNLLPMVTGKSSCNPQSRDLILQLVERILSLPKARPMLLNGVARKGERLVPPSALEQLMRITFPVPSARIKATERFEAIYPTLKELALSGVSGSKAMKQVSQQTLNFAVQAAGESIPELSKEATGIFICCLTENPDCYKQWDKIYLDNIEASVNVLKKLTDEWKLHSVKHSSLDPLKETVKSFRQKNEKALASGDDAHAQASINEADKYCKVLLGRLSHGHGCMKSMVFAAIALAVGAFVMSPEMESWDWKKLSMMFNSQQSF, encoded by the exons ATGGACGAGAAGCCCATATCTCTTGAATCAGCTCTTCACGAAGAAGATGAATACAGTACCGGCAACAATATCCATGGATGGCAGAAGGTCACCTATGCGAAACGCCAGAGAAAGAACTTGGCGAAGAACTCAGATGCAGGTTCCGATCTCGGCAAATTCCGTATGAATGGATCCGCAGGAGGCGACAAGATTAACGTTTTTCAGTCTCTCGAACAAAAATCCGAAGAACGCCGCAGAGCCCTAGAAGCTCAGAAGAtcgctgctgctgcttctgtgGCCGCGGCTATTCCCAGATCGAAACATTATTCTGATGATGATGGGGACGATAGCGATGTTGAAGCATCCGGTGTTGTGGAGAATGGGACTGCTGAGGTTAAGAAGCCTAAGCAGAAGAAGCCTAAGGCGCCCAAGATTACTGTGGCCGATGCAGCTTCCAAGATTGATGCTTCTCATCTCAACGCCTACCTCATTGATGTTACA GCATCGTATGAATCACAGCAGGATATCCAGCTGATGCGTTTTGCTGATTACTTCGGTCGCGCCTTCTCTGGTGTGAGCGCAGCCCAGTTCCCGTGGACGAAGATTTTCAAGGAGTCTCCGGTTGCAAAGATCGTCGAT ATACCACTCTCTCACATTTCTGAGGCTGTTTATAAGACATCAACTGACTGGATCAACCAACGATCTTCTGATGCTCTTGGTGTCTTCGTTTTGTGGTCATTGGATAGCATTTTAGCTGACCTAGCAATTCACCAAGGTCCTGCTAAGGGCTCCAAGAAGGTGGCTCATCAGGCTCCATCTAAGGCTCAG GTTGCAATTTTTGTGGTTTTAGCAATGGTATTGCGCCGAAAACCTGATATTTTAATTAGTGTATTGCCAATCTTGAGGGAAAATTCTAAATATCAAGGACAAGATAAATTTCCAGTTATCATCTGGTTACTTGCTCAG GCCTCCCAAGGAGACCTGGTTGTAGGGATGTATTCATGGGTGCATAACCTCTTGCCTATGGTCACTGGCAAATCAAGTTGTAATCCACAGTCTAGGGACTTGATTTTGCAGTTAGTGGAGAG AATTTTGTCTTTGCCAAAAGCTCGGCCTATGTTACTGAATGGTGTTGCCAGAAAGGGGGAGCGGCTGGTGCCACCTTCAGCTCTTGAACAGTTGATGCGAATTACTTTCCCTGTTCCATCAGCTCGAATCAAG GCCACCGAAAGGTTTGAGGCAATATATCCCACTCTGAAAGAACTTGCACTTTCTGGTGTCTCTGGAAGTAAGGCAATGAAGCAAGTTTCTCAGCAAACATTGAACTTTGCAGTCCAAGCAGCAGGTGAAA GCATCCCAGAATTATCCAAAGAAGCTACTGGCATTTTCATCTGTTGCTTGACTGAAAACCCTGATTGTTACAAGCAATGG GACAAGATCTACCTGGATAATATTGAAGCCAGTGTTAATGTTTTGAAAAAGCTGACCGATGAATGGAAGCTGCATTCTGTTAAACACTCCTCTCTTGACCCTCTGAAGGAAACTGTCAAAAGTTTCAGACAGAAG AATGAGAAAGCATTGGCTAGTGGAGATGATGCTCACGCTCAAGCCTCCATCAATGAGGCAGACAAGTATTGTAAGGTGTTATTGGGAAGACTTTCGCATGGGCATGGATGCATGAAGAGCATGGTGTTTGCAGCCATTGCATTGGCCGTTGGTGCCTTTGTCATGTCACCAGAAATGGAGTCCTGGGACTGGAAGAAATTATCAATGATGTTCAACTCCCAGCAATCTTTCTGA